A portion of the Pseudoalteromonas luteoviolacea genome contains these proteins:
- a CDS encoding DUF2339 domain-containing protein, producing MDTELVSFAFYLFVFVGAVIAFKDRSRTDKLMKKVTHLQKIIDFQTVQIDKLKQALNESASAPLSTDYPAAQIESIESNTVQTDNLEQPQLSTPAKPDVKSSPKQTIQKQFTLPEFNLDTLLKGNGIFWLGAFVLSIGGVFLARYSIESGLLPPAARVILGALFGCALITGAELVNRFKTKLNVNTPYISAALASGGVITCFAMVLVSFNHYHFLPANLAFVFLAVIALCATYLALRFGPVLAGIGIIGAYAVPALVSTGSNNIGALLLYVAFVSLSAVWVADYVKQKWLWWQSFVGHCIWFIGAIVLGDKGDFAAITLYTVATLYFYVISNLLGWRLNLTMHNPLPIKSLLMARKEQVATLITLFLFAIYLMFSPVLSHMVAAAFIVATIAFASAYRHSALDTWPYLALCFALFMFGTMHQKVDFNDILYPFTGKYLFIQIAALFGTAFSVLMIKRDAARHAYLLLLVLVPLSLFGFSYISLPMDSDATLYPVWAFELLLIAAGAALAAAKSSISLQRVTYLVLANAMLTLCLTMLLSASTLTLAVAAQVASMSYLSWKYKVKIPDWLYKAALLVVVTRLSVAPWAADYKHEAILSIHWTLIVYPIAIALVWFSAKYNPSRVLNTWFMGVFIHLCALFVTTETSYLLVGDYPNFDNLSYREGVVLSLNWLILAGVYYWRSQLTHNLQKLYKIGGSILVGASTLMHVQFSVFESPFVHSQNVGGFFINWLWIQWLTPILCLYGFIHFKLVQAQFNRFIYIAMAIFGFMFVNGEIRTLYNNGFINWHLEIKEAELYTYSIVWLLISTTTIFVAQHFNHKQLINIGFIGLAMVIFKAFMVDMSNLEGLLRALSFIGLGLCLVGVGWLFQKMQPKSVTSVPDKKV from the coding sequence ATGGATACTGAGTTAGTTTCCTTTGCATTTTATCTGTTTGTGTTTGTAGGGGCTGTGATTGCTTTTAAAGATCGAAGTCGTACAGACAAACTCATGAAAAAGGTTACACACCTTCAAAAAATCATCGATTTTCAAACAGTGCAAATTGATAAGCTTAAACAAGCATTGAACGAGTCTGCCTCAGCGCCCCTCTCCACTGATTATCCAGCAGCACAAATAGAATCAATAGAATCTAATACCGTGCAGACTGACAATCTGGAGCAACCACAATTATCTACCCCAGCAAAGCCAGACGTAAAAAGTTCGCCAAAGCAAACGATACAAAAGCAATTTACGCTACCCGAATTCAATTTAGATACTCTACTTAAAGGCAATGGTATTTTCTGGTTAGGTGCATTTGTTTTATCTATCGGTGGAGTTTTCCTCGCTAGATACTCTATTGAATCAGGCCTTTTGCCACCCGCAGCACGTGTTATTTTAGGCGCTCTTTTTGGCTGTGCCTTAATCACCGGTGCTGAACTGGTTAACCGCTTTAAAACTAAGCTCAATGTGAATACACCTTATATCTCTGCGGCGCTTGCCAGTGGCGGTGTAATCACCTGCTTTGCTATGGTTTTGGTGTCGTTTAATCACTATCACTTTTTACCTGCCAACCTCGCCTTTGTCTTTTTAGCTGTTATTGCTCTGTGCGCAACCTATTTGGCGCTGCGCTTTGGGCCTGTGCTTGCGGGCATTGGGATCATCGGTGCGTATGCTGTACCGGCGCTTGTCTCGACTGGCTCTAATAATATTGGGGCGTTATTACTGTACGTGGCTTTTGTGTCTTTATCTGCTGTATGGGTTGCTGATTACGTTAAACAAAAGTGGCTGTGGTGGCAAAGCTTTGTTGGCCATTGTATATGGTTTATCGGTGCCATTGTTTTAGGTGATAAAGGTGACTTTGCTGCTATTACCCTTTACACAGTTGCAACCCTATATTTTTATGTGATCTCAAACCTACTTGGCTGGCGGCTTAATTTAACCATGCATAACCCTCTGCCCATTAAGTCATTATTGATGGCAAGAAAAGAACAAGTCGCTACCCTTATCACTCTATTCTTGTTCGCCATTTACCTGATGTTTTCACCCGTGCTCAGTCACATGGTTGCAGCCGCTTTCATTGTCGCTACCATCGCTTTTGCTTCAGCTTACAGGCATAGTGCTCTTGATACTTGGCCATATTTGGCGCTGTGTTTTGCTTTGTTTATGTTTGGCACCATGCATCAAAAAGTCGATTTTAATGACATCCTTTATCCATTTACTGGCAAGTATTTGTTTATTCAAATCGCTGCATTGTTCGGTACGGCCTTCAGCGTGTTGATGATCAAGCGTGATGCGGCTCGCCATGCTTATTTACTGCTACTTGTGTTAGTGCCGCTCAGCCTATTTGGTTTCAGCTATATTTCTCTGCCTATGGACAGTGACGCCACCCTCTACCCTGTTTGGGCGTTTGAACTTCTGCTCATCGCCGCTGGCGCGGCACTTGCAGCTGCCAAATCATCGATATCTTTACAGCGCGTGACGTATTTAGTGTTAGCAAATGCCATGCTGACTCTGTGTTTGACCATGTTGTTATCTGCAAGTACGCTAACCTTGGCAGTAGCGGCTCAAGTCGCATCCATGAGCTATTTAAGCTGGAAATACAAGGTTAAGATCCCTGATTGGCTGTACAAAGCAGCTTTATTGGTTGTGGTTACTCGGTTATCTGTGGCCCCTTGGGCTGCTGATTACAAGCATGAAGCCATCTTAAGCATTCATTGGACACTCATCGTCTACCCGATTGCGATAGCTTTAGTGTGGTTTTCAGCGAAATATAATCCATCAAGGGTACTCAATACTTGGTTTATGGGGGTGTTTATTCACTTATGCGCGCTATTTGTCACCACCGAAACCAGTTATTTATTAGTCGGAGATTATCCTAACTTTGATAATTTAAGCTATCGAGAAGGTGTCGTGTTATCCCTAAACTGGTTAATCCTGGCGGGCGTATATTATTGGCGCAGCCAGCTAACGCACAACCTGCAAAAACTATATAAAATTGGTGGCAGCATTTTAGTCGGTGCAAGTACGCTAATGCATGTGCAATTCTCAGTGTTTGAAAGCCCATTTGTACACAGCCAAAACGTAGGCGGATTTTTTATAAACTGGCTGTGGATCCAATGGCTTACACCTATATTATGCCTGTATGGGTTTATACATTTTAAACTTGTCCAAGCACAGTTTAACCGTTTTATTTATATAGCAATGGCGATATTTGGCTTTATGTTTGTCAACGGTGAAATACGCACCTTATATAATAATGGCTTTATAAATTGGCATTTGGAGATAAAAGAAGCGGAGCTTTACACCTATTCGATTGTCTGGTTACTGATCTCAACTACAACCATTTTTGTTGCGCAGCACTTTAACCATAAACAGTTAATCAATATTGGTTTCATCGGCCTTGCCATGGTTATTTTTAAAGCCTTTATGGTTGATATGTCTAACCTTGAGGGGCTGCTCAGAGCCTTATCATTCATTGGCTTAGGTTTGTGCTTGGTGGGTGTGGGTTGGCTGTTTCAAAAAATGCAGCCAAAGTCCGTCACCAGCGTTCCTGACAAAAAGGTTTAA
- a CDS encoding NAD-dependent epimerase/dehydratase family protein — protein sequence MKVLVTGSAGRVGRAIYIHLARSYNVKGLDNTPCSTTDFIGDIRDEALLYLALKGVDVVVHTAALHAPHIGHVSDELFHEVNVAATIKLAELASANGVKQFVFTSTTALYGHASTPNGRAGWVTEQTKPLPKTVYHYTKFAAEQRLEAISNTLALPVTVLQMSRCFPEPVEKMALYRLNRGIDYRDVANAHRCAIEKGLLGFNRFIISGKTPFDPSCCEQLFNDCEAVLRARSPKLVAVFEQRGWSLPQRLDRVYDSSKAQNILGWTPKYGFEGVIDLYDDEFAEVLPSKNQSTS from the coding sequence ATGAAGGTTTTAGTAACAGGATCTGCCGGACGCGTTGGTCGAGCCATTTATATTCACTTAGCGCGCAGTTATAACGTGAAGGGTTTAGACAACACTCCTTGTTCAACTACAGATTTTATCGGCGATATTCGAGATGAAGCACTTTTATATCTGGCCCTTAAAGGCGTTGATGTGGTTGTGCATACGGCGGCACTCCATGCGCCGCACATCGGTCATGTAAGTGACGAGCTGTTTCATGAAGTGAATGTTGCAGCAACAATAAAACTAGCAGAGCTTGCCAGCGCCAATGGCGTAAAGCAGTTTGTGTTTACAAGTACCACGGCGTTATATGGTCATGCTAGCACGCCGAATGGGCGAGCAGGGTGGGTGACAGAGCAGACAAAACCTTTACCTAAAACCGTCTACCACTATACAAAATTTGCTGCTGAGCAACGACTCGAGGCGATAAGTAATACGCTTGCTTTGCCCGTAACTGTTCTGCAAATGTCGAGATGCTTTCCTGAGCCAGTTGAGAAAATGGCACTGTATCGGCTGAATCGAGGAATAGACTACCGTGATGTGGCCAACGCTCACCGCTGCGCCATTGAAAAGGGGTTACTAGGCTTTAATCGCTTTATTATTTCAGGCAAAACACCGTTTGATCCCAGTTGCTGTGAGCAATTGTTTAACGATTGTGAGGCCGTTTTACGTGCACGATCCCCAAAACTGGTGGCGGTGTTTGAACAGCGTGGTTGGTCTTTACCGCAGCGTTTAGACAGAGTTTATGACTCATCTAAAGCGCAAAATATATTGGGCTGGACTCCAAAGTATGGTTTTGAAGGTGTGATTGACTTGTATGATGACGAATTTGCAGAAGTCCTGCCCAGTAAAAATCAAAGTACAAGCTAA
- a CDS encoding DUF3080 family protein, with product MLKCKLLLLALSTILLGCSPKPSDTNQTYTERLGKVFDTDGLQIEKLSVLPHSATDKPLSSYTISVIDLAKLGHCRVSTHIANHNNQLGKLAKPSEQFKYSLNFIQLAQACINNDKTPDDVRQALTMARQEKLAQLYPMLAYVFTHEKELTQFFTLTFSEIQLETSQGEIRALESLNTLSSLIDSLQEPSLAKGDTLTTALEKLNNNNYVQSLITSTRTQIKWNQTTTAWLSTLNLDNKVCPAGKNKKRAKVLNNVFQKFYIQDIQAYQSQLAKRLHDIEPHFAAFSNKFGQHDYPNVITPLLGELKQSAKEHVFWWQNFYKVCKVNPL from the coding sequence TTGTTGAAATGCAAACTGCTGCTATTAGCACTTAGCACTATATTATTGGGGTGTTCGCCAAAGCCTAGTGATACCAATCAAACTTATACCGAGCGCTTAGGTAAAGTCTTTGATACCGACGGGTTACAAATAGAAAAGCTGAGTGTGTTACCACACTCAGCAACTGATAAACCACTGTCCAGTTACACGATTTCCGTCATTGATCTTGCCAAATTAGGACATTGTCGAGTATCCACTCACATCGCAAACCACAATAATCAGTTAGGTAAACTTGCCAAACCCAGTGAGCAATTTAAATATAGTCTGAACTTTATTCAACTCGCCCAAGCCTGTATTAATAACGATAAAACGCCAGATGATGTGCGGCAGGCATTGACCATGGCAAGGCAAGAAAAACTTGCCCAGCTCTACCCTATGCTCGCTTACGTATTTACCCATGAAAAAGAGCTCACTCAGTTTTTTACTTTGACATTCAGTGAAATCCAGCTCGAAACCAGCCAAGGTGAAATACGTGCATTAGAATCATTAAATACACTAAGCAGCTTGATAGATTCATTACAAGAGCCTAGCCTTGCAAAGGGCGATACACTAACTACCGCACTTGAGAAACTCAACAACAATAATTATGTTCAGAGCTTAATCACCAGTACCAGAACACAGATTAAGTGGAACCAAACAACTACGGCATGGCTTAGCACTTTAAACTTAGATAACAAGGTCTGTCCTGCTGGAAAAAACAAGAAACGCGCCAAGGTGCTCAATAACGTTTTTCAAAAATTTTATATTCAAGATATCCAAGCTTACCAATCACAGCTAGCTAAGCGTTTACATGATATCGAGCCTCACTTTGCGGCTTTTTCGAATAAATTTGGTCAACACGACTACCCTAATGTCATTACACCTTTACTTGGAGAGTTGAAACAATCAGCGAAGGAACATGTTTTTTGGTGGCAAAATTTCTACAAAGTGTGCAAAGTTAATCCGTTGTGA
- a CDS encoding amidohydrolase has translation MNMFKPSVIVLALSTALLGCQQDTGPQKDKVTIEKNPYPSTYKPHSTSSTLITNATVLTGTGERIDDADVYIVDGKISQVGKDLAVSADTTVNAAGKWVTPGIIDNHSHLGAYPNPGVESHQDGNEMIHPNTAQVWVEHSVWPQDPGFNRAREGGITSLQILPGSANLFGGRAVTLKNVPSETMQGMKFPEAPYGLKMACGENPKRVYGGQGVAPKTRMGNMAGYREAWIEATEYKRAWEQYDKEYAAGMNPDAPHRDIKLDTLRGVLDGEILIHNHCYKAEEMAMMIDLSKEFGYHAGTFHHGIEAYKIADLLGENGNCAALWPDWWGFKMEAYDMSLENVAIVDAAKNSCAVIHSDSDTTIQRLNHEAAKVMYSANEVGFDIKEEHAIKWITYNAAKSLGIEDLTGSIASGKQADVVIWDQSPFSVYSKAEKVFIDGAKVYDRNDSKYQAVSDFMLGQR, from the coding sequence ATGAATATGTTCAAACCCTCTGTGATCGTGCTTGCTCTTAGCACAGCTCTTTTAGGTTGCCAGCAAGACACTGGTCCTCAAAAAGATAAAGTCACAATCGAGAAAAATCCATATCCAAGTACTTACAAGCCTCATTCAACTTCAAGTACCTTGATAACCAATGCCACTGTACTGACTGGTACTGGTGAAAGAATCGATGACGCTGACGTTTACATCGTGGATGGTAAAATCAGCCAAGTTGGTAAAGATTTAGCTGTTAGCGCAGACACGACGGTGAACGCAGCAGGTAAATGGGTAACACCTGGCATTATCGACAACCACTCACATTTAGGTGCATATCCAAATCCTGGCGTTGAATCTCATCAAGATGGTAACGAAATGATACACCCAAATACTGCACAAGTTTGGGTTGAGCATTCGGTATGGCCTCAAGATCCTGGCTTTAACCGAGCCCGTGAAGGCGGTATAACATCACTACAAATCTTACCTGGTTCTGCAAACTTATTTGGTGGACGAGCGGTAACGCTTAAAAACGTGCCATCGGAAACAATGCAGGGCATGAAGTTTCCTGAAGCACCATATGGTTTGAAAATGGCATGTGGTGAAAACCCTAAGCGTGTATATGGTGGCCAAGGCGTTGCGCCAAAAACACGTATGGGTAACATGGCAGGTTATCGTGAAGCTTGGATTGAAGCGACAGAATATAAGCGTGCTTGGGAACAATACGATAAAGAGTATGCAGCGGGTATGAACCCAGATGCACCACATCGTGATATTAAGCTTGATACTCTGCGCGGTGTACTTGACGGCGAAATCTTGATCCATAACCACTGTTATAAAGCAGAAGAAATGGCCATGATGATTGACCTTTCAAAAGAGTTTGGTTATCACGCAGGTACTTTCCACCACGGTATTGAAGCTTATAAAATTGCTGACTTACTAGGTGAAAATGGCAACTGTGCTGCACTTTGGCCGGATTGGTGGGGCTTCAAGATGGAAGCATATGACATGTCACTTGAAAACGTAGCGATTGTGGATGCAGCTAAAAATTCGTGTGCGGTTATACACTCTGATTCTGACACGACAATTCAACGTTTGAATCATGAAGCTGCAAAAGTGATGTATTCAGCAAATGAAGTCGGTTTCGATATTAAAGAAGAGCATGCGATTAAATGGATCACTTACAATGCGGCAAAATCTCTAGGTATTGAAGATTTAACAGGTTCAATTGCATCTGGTAAACAAGCCGATGTCGTAATTTGGGATCAAAGTCCATTTAGCGTGTACTCAAAAGCTGAGAAAGTATTTATTGATGGTGCCAAGGTATATGACCGCAACGACAGTAAATATCAAGCGGTTAGTGATTTTATGTTAGGCCAGCGCTAG
- a CDS encoding IS110 family transposase → MNNRNVIALDLAKNIIQVAKVSKHGEIVFNKAQSPSKVRQILANSSPSIVAMEGCGSFHYWGRVAQSYGHEVRGMSPKHVKPYISKQKTDANDAIGIAIAAIQPNMSFSPVKNIEQQILQTLTVSRKFLDKQLTQLGNHIRALFYEYGITIPRSKKALKRVLTERNDLPEVLLPLLSVLKAQYQHIEQSLNDVTKNLELLVSQNEQCQRVIALEGVGVLGAAGLIASLSQTKHFKNGRCASVYLGVTPKQFSSGGKTVMLGIDKCAGDKQLKSCLFLGALSYISNLPEKPKTLKQQWLLRLVARSGVKRACIALVNKNIRTAWAMLKQGTNYQPAMI, encoded by the coding sequence ATGAATAACCGTAACGTGATTGCACTCGATCTGGCAAAAAATATTATCCAAGTCGCAAAAGTCTCTAAACATGGCGAAATTGTTTTTAATAAAGCACAGTCTCCATCTAAAGTTCGCCAAATACTCGCTAACTCTTCCCCTAGCATTGTGGCAATGGAGGGATGTGGCAGCTTTCATTATTGGGGACGGGTTGCGCAATCCTATGGTCATGAAGTGAGAGGGATGTCTCCGAAACATGTTAAGCCTTATATAAGCAAACAAAAAACAGATGCCAATGATGCTATCGGGATTGCGATTGCTGCTATACAACCAAATATGTCCTTTTCTCCAGTAAAAAATATAGAACAGCAAATTCTCCAAACGCTCACTGTGAGTCGTAAATTTTTAGATAAACAGCTGACACAACTCGGTAATCATATTAGGGCCCTATTTTATGAATATGGCATCACTATTCCTCGCTCCAAGAAAGCATTGAAAAGGGTTTTAACTGAGCGTAATGATTTACCAGAGGTATTATTGCCATTACTTAGTGTCTTAAAAGCTCAGTACCAGCACATAGAGCAATCCCTAAATGATGTCACTAAAAACCTAGAGCTGCTTGTTTCTCAAAATGAGCAATGCCAACGTGTTATTGCGCTTGAAGGTGTAGGTGTTTTAGGCGCAGCGGGGCTAATTGCCAGTTTGAGTCAAACGAAGCATTTTAAAAATGGACGATGTGCTTCAGTATATTTAGGCGTCACCCCAAAACAATTTAGCAGTGGCGGTAAAACTGTGATGCTGGGGATTGATAAATGTGCTGGAGATAAACAGCTAAAGTCCTGTTTATTTTTGGGGGCATTGTCATACATTTCTAATCTGCCGGAAAAGCCCAAGACATTGAAGCAGCAATGGCTGTTAAGGTTAGTTGCTCGTTCAGGTGTAAAGCGAGCTTGTATTGCGCTGGTGAATAAAAATATCAGAACTGCTTGGGCAATGCTAAAACAAGGTACGAATTACCAACCCGCAATGATTTAA
- a CDS encoding riboflavin synthase encodes MFTGIVQTQASVVSALLNDGVMRLVLSVGNEHLQQLTIGASIAVNGCCLTVVHFEASHSDVVGQVSFDVIDESLKLTNLGQLRCGDKVNFERSVTFGTELGGHIVSGHIHDMATVESVIKTADNVKIKLLLDAAWAKYVFYKGFISVNGASLTVGEVDEDGFWLHLIPETLSITNIGQTKRGDRLNIEVDQQTYTIVNTVEHYLRKNTLSPMG; translated from the coding sequence ATGTTTACGGGAATTGTTCAAACTCAGGCATCAGTGGTTAGTGCTTTATTAAATGATGGCGTTATGCGCTTGGTATTATCCGTTGGCAATGAGCATTTGCAGCAGCTAACAATTGGTGCCAGTATCGCCGTGAACGGGTGTTGTTTGACTGTTGTGCATTTTGAGGCCAGTCATTCAGATGTCGTCGGCCAAGTCAGTTTTGATGTGATTGATGAGTCATTAAAGCTGACTAATTTGGGCCAGCTTAGATGTGGTGACAAAGTAAACTTTGAGCGCTCAGTTACTTTTGGCACTGAACTTGGTGGGCACATTGTATCAGGTCATATCCACGATATGGCGACTGTAGAGAGTGTGATCAAAACAGCTGACAACGTTAAGATCAAATTGTTATTAGATGCAGCTTGGGCAAAATACGTGTTTTATAAAGGCTTTATCTCAGTAAACGGCGCAAGTCTGACTGTAGGAGAAGTAGACGAGGATGGTTTCTGGCTACACTTAATTCCAGAGACACTGTCTATTACTAACATTGGGCAGACAAAACGAGGTGATAGGCTCAACATTGAAGTCGACCAGCAAACTTACACCATCGTCAACACTGTTGAGCATTATTTACGTAAAAACACCTTAAGCCCTATGGGCTAA
- a CDS encoding fructosamine kinase family protein, translating into MWNLVNQYISEAIHDKFEFTRKTQLPSNHKSKNYQIENDKHRFLVKVDHISALERYECEADNHALLTRDSDFLVADPITIGSSLEYCFSVYEWLPSQLDKEDWYLCGKTLAKMHNRHEQEMFGFEQDNYFLGLAQPNQWHKKWSVFFAEERIAWQLQLLQEKSIVLVEIDDFVEYIKPLVNHPVQPSLLHGFFWRGNIAFSNDKPSVYCPACYYGDREVDLANSELFAQLPEAFYTGYNEVYEIEKGYQQRKSIYQLYSLLCHANVFAGDYVIQSKQQIEQILK; encoded by the coding sequence ATGTGGAACCTAGTAAACCAGTACATCAGTGAAGCGATTCATGACAAGTTTGAATTTACTCGAAAAACACAACTGCCGAGCAACCATAAATCCAAAAACTACCAAATAGAAAATGATAAGCACCGTTTTTTAGTCAAAGTTGATCATATCAGTGCACTTGAACGATACGAATGTGAAGCAGATAATCATGCTTTACTCACACGAGACAGTGATTTCTTAGTTGCAGACCCAATTACCATAGGGTCAAGCCTTGAATACTGCTTTAGTGTGTATGAGTGGCTGCCTTCTCAACTAGACAAAGAAGACTGGTATTTATGTGGTAAAACACTCGCAAAGATGCATAATCGGCATGAACAGGAAATGTTTGGCTTCGAACAAGACAATTATTTTTTAGGCCTTGCTCAACCAAATCAATGGCATAAAAAATGGTCTGTGTTTTTTGCAGAAGAACGAATTGCATGGCAATTGCAATTATTGCAAGAAAAGAGCATTGTACTTGTCGAAATTGATGATTTTGTCGAGTATATCAAACCTTTAGTGAACCACCCAGTGCAGCCTTCCCTGTTACATGGCTTTTTTTGGCGAGGTAACATTGCCTTTTCAAACGATAAACCGAGCGTATATTGCCCTGCTTGTTACTACGGTGATAGAGAGGTTGATCTAGCTAATAGCGAACTCTTTGCCCAATTACCAGAAGCATTTTACACAGGCTATAACGAAGTCTATGAAATAGAAAAAGGCTATCAGCAGCGTAAGTCAATTTATCAATTGTATAGTTTACTCTGCCATGCCAATGTCTTTGCTGGCGATTATGTCATTCAGTCCAAACAACAGATCGAACAGATCCTGAAATAG
- a CDS encoding CPXCG motif-containing cysteine-rich protein encodes MKQLYNQRISCPHCGHHIFVDLDISEGDQDFYEDCAACCNPIHLNMHIDEAINKLELRIDSDDEQIF; translated from the coding sequence ATGAAACAGCTGTATAACCAACGGATCAGCTGCCCCCACTGTGGTCATCACATATTTGTAGATTTAGACATCAGTGAGGGCGATCAGGATTTCTATGAAGATTGCGCCGCATGTTGCAACCCTATTCATTTGAACATGCACATAGACGAAGCAATCAACAAATTGGAATTACGCATCGACAGTGACGACGAACAAATTTTTTAG
- a CDS encoding DUF3718 domain-containing protein: MKVLMIATLTALVSMSNAHAVEFVAADNSHATKLCMAFASDRPHVMLKALRGQHTAKPRIANKLECNDMSLDEFAQVYSLTRTAKFMKIDLETKTSIKDIAKTETSLPAVLTGSK, encoded by the coding sequence ATGAAAGTACTAATGATTGCTACACTAACTGCGCTGGTATCTATGTCTAATGCACATGCTGTGGAGTTTGTCGCAGCTGATAACAGCCACGCTACTAAACTATGTATGGCGTTTGCCTCTGATCGCCCTCATGTGATGCTAAAAGCATTGCGAGGCCAGCACACAGCCAAACCACGCATAGCCAATAAACTAGAGTGTAACGATATGAGTTTAGACGAGTTTGCACAGGTTTATAGCCTGACTCGTACAGCCAAATTTATGAAAATAGATTTAGAAACCAAAACATCAATCAAAGATATTGCTAAAACAGAAACCTCGTTACCAGCAGTCTTAACAGGTTCTAAATAA
- a CDS encoding MATE family efflux transporter, protein MKFELWEAKKLIRLATPVLLAQVTLVMMSVVDTMMAGQVSPNDLAALSIATGALHPLMFSLQSILLALTSMVAHSVGANDQDSIKRYFQQGLYLAVMLSSIGFIASYFTPYLFASTGTSPEIAGMAQDYIDYVKYGLVAFLIFSVYRNVTEGMGNTKVAFYIGLLGLGINVVANYIFIYGKLGMPALGGAGCGVATSIVIWTMAIAQICYSLKSKELKGKWLISNFMRPHKDTILQITKLGLPISFATFFEVTLFACIPLFIADLGAVAVSGHQVAASVTMILFMLPLSLSMAIGIRIGNISGQNNIEKLVNATFTSFILAVGVAAIVALTTYLVRYDISWLYTQDKEVAMLASSIIILACIYQLPDALQVSANGVLRGLRYTKPITGVTFISYWVIGFTLGYVLAKTDYIVPAMGPTGFWVGIIVGLSVAAVLLIYFVRRKLVEMQTAAIST, encoded by the coding sequence ATGAAGTTTGAACTCTGGGAAGCCAAAAAATTAATAAGACTGGCAACGCCTGTTCTGTTAGCGCAAGTCACCCTTGTCATGATGTCAGTTGTAGACACCATGATGGCAGGACAAGTCAGCCCAAACGATTTAGCTGCTCTCTCCATTGCAACTGGCGCGTTGCATCCACTAATGTTTTCTTTACAGTCAATTCTTTTAGCGCTGACGAGTATGGTTGCCCATAGTGTAGGTGCAAATGACCAAGACAGTATAAAACGCTATTTTCAGCAAGGTTTATATTTAGCTGTGATGCTTTCTTCAATTGGCTTTATCGCAAGCTATTTCACCCCCTACTTATTTGCCAGTACTGGCACTAGTCCTGAAATTGCAGGCATGGCGCAAGATTATATCGATTATGTTAAATATGGTCTGGTCGCTTTTTTAATCTTCTCAGTGTATCGAAATGTAACCGAAGGCATGGGAAACACAAAAGTGGCTTTTTATATCGGTTTACTTGGGCTAGGGATCAATGTGGTCGCCAACTACATCTTCATTTACGGGAAGCTCGGCATGCCAGCGCTTGGAGGAGCCGGCTGTGGTGTCGCCACCAGCATCGTAATATGGACAATGGCTATTGCACAGATATGCTACAGTTTGAAAAGTAAAGAGCTCAAAGGAAAATGGCTGATTAGTAACTTTATGCGACCACATAAAGACACTATTTTACAGATAACCAAGCTTGGATTACCTATCTCGTTTGCAACTTTTTTCGAGGTTACACTATTTGCGTGTATCCCACTTTTTATTGCCGACTTAGGCGCTGTAGCGGTATCTGGTCACCAAGTTGCAGCAAGTGTAACTATGATTTTGTTTATGCTACCACTGAGCTTGTCTATGGCTATAGGGATCCGAATAGGTAATATTAGCGGCCAAAATAACATTGAGAAACTTGTCAATGCCACGTTCACGAGCTTTATCTTAGCGGTAGGCGTTGCAGCGATTGTCGCACTGACAACCTATTTAGTGAGATATGATATAAGCTGGTTATACACACAAGATAAAGAAGTTGCAATGCTTGCCTCCAGTATCATTATTTTAGCGTGTATTTATCAATTGCCAGACGCACTTCAAGTATCGGCAAATGGTGTTTTACGCGGTCTAAGATACACAAAGCCAATAACAGGTGTCACGTTTATCTCTTATTGGGTAATCGGCTTTACGCTCGGATACGTATTAGCCAAAACAGATTATATTGTGCCAGCAATGGGCCCCACCGGCTTTTGGGTAGGCATCATTGTCGGACTTTCAGTAGCCGCAGTGCTGCTAATTTATTTTGTCAGGAGAAAACTTGTTGAAATGCAAACTGCTGCTATTAGCACTTAG